In Solobacterium moorei, a single genomic region encodes these proteins:
- a CDS encoding TVP38/TMEM64 family protein codes for MVRKIKRLRKSAIILLILVIIATIGWLVYRAFGPMVQEVWQILQSGNQSELAEYIQGQGHYGAYIALFMISVLQVVSVILPGVIIQFAGAFLFGWWRAFLLCWLGFTAGNVLVFAILRGVGKSIRIAMNNTTLKENWLMKKINEEKPIFVVAVSCMLPGIPNGIIPYVAAHAKISLKDFSLAILCSSWIQILLSCISGHFLAEGNYIVSALAVAIQVISVVVILFNKDKILEKL; via the coding sequence ATGGTTAGAAAAATCAAGCGACTAAGAAAGTCTGCGATTATACTATTAATCTTGGTGATTATTGCGACCATTGGATGGTTAGTATATCGAGCTTTTGGACCGATGGTTCAAGAAGTATGGCAGATATTACAGTCTGGAAATCAGTCAGAACTAGCAGAATATATCCAAGGACAGGGTCATTATGGTGCCTACATTGCACTATTTATGATTAGTGTACTCCAGGTAGTCAGTGTTATTTTACCAGGCGTCATTATCCAGTTTGCGGGTGCTTTCCTATTTGGTTGGTGGAGAGCTTTCCTACTGTGTTGGCTTGGATTTACTGCTGGTAATGTATTGGTGTTTGCGATATTGCGTGGTGTGGGTAAATCTATCCGTATTGCGATGAATAATACAACACTAAAAGAAAACTGGTTAATGAAGAAGATTAATGAGGAAAAACCAATCTTCGTTGTGGCTGTGTCATGTATGTTGCCAGGGATACCAAATGGAATCATCCCTTATGTTGCGGCACATGCCAAAATCAGTTTGAAAGATTTCTCTCTAGCGATATTGTGTTCTAGTTGGATACAGATTTTATTAAGTTGTATCTCAGGTCACTTCTTAGCAGAAGGAAACTATATCGTATCTGCACTTGCTGTAGCGATTCAAGTAATTTCTGTTGTGGTCATCTTATTTAACAAAGACAAGATTCTGGAGAAATTATAA
- a CDS encoding CBS domain-containing protein produces MYVKDHMTANPITITADTPLSKALEIMGKNHFHRLPVVDENHKLIGLITEGLVNDASGKNATSLSIYELNYLLSRTQAKDIMIRDVHTISPMVFLEEAAQVMLENAVNVLPVVDEENHVVGIITEKDIFLTFVDLMGLKRQGTRFVMLIDDKPGVFAQVTKLFAQENANVENIAVYHTDRGSEVVVKATGEVAVDKMTKILQDAGFNITNVVQTTAEGKTVVWLK; encoded by the coding sequence ATGTACGTTAAAGATCATATGACAGCAAATCCCATTACAATTACTGCGGATACACCGTTATCCAAAGCGCTAGAAATCATGGGTAAGAATCACTTCCACCGCTTACCAGTTGTGGATGAGAATCATAAGCTGATTGGTTTGATTACAGAGGGTTTGGTCAACGACGCATCTGGAAAGAACGCAACGTCCTTATCCATTTATGAATTGAATTACCTGTTATCTCGTACACAGGCAAAGGACATCATGATTCGTGATGTGCACACGATTTCTCCAATGGTCTTCTTAGAAGAAGCTGCGCAAGTGATGCTAGAGAATGCTGTCAATGTATTACCAGTTGTGGATGAAGAAAATCATGTGGTTGGTATTATTACAGAAAAGGATATCTTCTTAACATTCGTTGACTTAATGGGATTAAAACGTCAAGGCACACGATTTGTCATGTTGATTGATGATAAGCCAGGTGTATTTGCACAGGTAACGAAGCTATTTGCACAAGAAAATGCCAACGTAGAGAATATCGCTGTATATCATACAGACCGTGGTTCTGAGGTTGTTGTTAAGGCAACAGGTGAAGTTGCAGTAGATAAGATGACAAAGATCTTACAAGACGCTGGATTTAATATTACCAATGTTGTTCAAACAACCGCAGAAGGTAAAACTGTTGTTTGGTTGAAGTAG
- a CDS encoding ABC transporter ATP-binding protein: MLKVENLVVRYGMIEAIKGISFEVNDGEIVTLIGANGAGKTTTMHTISGLLKPAEGSILLDGVDITKIPAHKIVTMGLAQIPERRRVFASQTVEENLDLGAFTRKDKEGIVQDLERVYTLFPRLKERKKQLAGTLSGGEQQMLAMGRALMARPKILLLDEPSMGLSPLLVKEIFRIIEEINKQGTTILLVEQNAKMALAIADRAYVLETGKITLEGSGQELAASEQVQKVYLGG; encoded by the coding sequence ATGCTGAAAGTAGAAAATTTAGTTGTACGTTACGGAATGATTGAAGCTATCAAAGGTATCTCCTTTGAAGTCAATGATGGTGAAATTGTTACACTGATTGGTGCCAATGGTGCTGGTAAGACAACAACCATGCATACAATTTCAGGTTTATTAAAACCGGCAGAAGGTTCTATCTTATTAGATGGGGTTGATATTACAAAGATTCCAGCCCATAAAATTGTGACGATGGGACTTGCACAGATTCCTGAACGTAGAAGAGTATTCGCTTCACAGACCGTTGAAGAAAATCTTGATCTTGGCGCCTTTACAAGAAAAGATAAAGAAGGAATTGTACAAGACTTAGAGCGTGTTTATACATTATTCCCACGTTTAAAAGAACGTAAGAAGCAATTAGCTGGCACCTTATCTGGTGGTGAACAGCAGATGCTTGCGATGGGTAGAGCTTTAATGGCTCGACCAAAGATTCTATTATTGGATGAGCCATCCATGGGTTTATCGCCATTACTTGTAAAAGAAATTTTCAGAATTATTGAGGAAATTAATAAACAAGGCACTACAATATTACTAGTAGAACAGAATGCAAAGATGGCATTAGCGATTGCTGATCGTGCATATGTACTAGAAACAGGTAAAATAACATTAGAGGGTAGTGGCCAAGAGTTGGCTGCTAGCGAGCAAGTTCAGAAAGTTTATCTAGGAGGATAA
- a CDS encoding ABC transporter ATP-binding protein — protein sequence MSEKKYILEVDELGINFGGLRAVNNFSMKIEEGQLYGLIGPNGAGKTTVFNMLTGVYTPTDGTVKLEGKKINGMKPYAITRLGIARTFQNIRLFKDMTVKENVLVALDTQASYGLFSGMFKLPNSLKQEKDMDQEAMSLLEVFRLEKDADKLAKNLPYGKQRELEIIRALGAHPKLLLLDEPAAGMNPQETKNLMETIRLVRDRFNIAILLIEHDMKLVMGICEKISVLNYGMLLAEGTPEEIRINPDVVKAYLGE from the coding sequence ATGAGTGAGAAGAAATATATTCTAGAAGTTGATGAACTCGGTATTAACTTTGGTGGTTTGCGTGCTGTAAATAACTTCTCAATGAAGATTGAAGAAGGTCAGCTCTACGGTCTAATTGGCCCAAATGGTGCTGGTAAAACAACTGTATTTAATATGTTAACAGGTGTTTATACACCAACGGATGGTACAGTAAAACTAGAGGGTAAGAAGATTAATGGTATGAAGCCATATGCGATTACTCGTTTGGGAATTGCGCGAACATTCCAAAATATTCGTTTGTTTAAAGATATGACGGTGAAAGAGAATGTCTTAGTAGCTTTAGATACACAAGCAAGCTATGGATTATTCTCTGGAATGTTTAAGTTACCAAATTCCTTGAAACAGGAAAAAGATATGGATCAAGAAGCCATGTCTTTATTAGAAGTGTTCCGTCTAGAAAAGGATGCAGATAAACTTGCGAAGAATCTACCGTATGGTAAACAGCGTGAGTTAGAAATCATTCGTGCATTAGGTGCACATCCGAAATTGTTATTGTTGGATGAGCCTGCGGCAGGTATGAACCCACAGGAAACAAAGAACCTCATGGAAACGATTCGTCTTGTACGTGATCGCTTCAATATCGCTATCTTACTAATTGAACATGATATGAAGCTTGTCATGGGTATCTGTGAAAAGATTTCTGTATTGAATTATGGTATGTTGCTGGCGGAGGGGACACCGGAGGAAATCCGTATAAACCCAGATGTTGTAAAGGCATACTTAGGAGAGTGA
- a CDS encoding branched-chain amino acid ABC transporter permease, giving the protein MKKLNLKNRLLLEFGITALGYILLVILMRIGVLKSYWQGILITICINVILTVSLNMTAGFLGELALGHAGFMAAGAYASAVFTKSMRLLPIIEFPVAIIIGGIVAMILGLLVCLPTLRLRGDYLAIITLAFGEIVRNVLINLKVLGGAGGYSAIAKNTTFTWAFALAAITVFLSLSLIHSRHGRSIIAIREDEIAAESSGINTQKYKIITFLYSAFFAGVGGALYAHYMGFLQPSVFTLDKSIEILVMVVLGGMGNIFGSIVSASVLTLLPEVLRSVSDYRMLVYSVVLILMMLVKHAPQMQTFFHRFNRNKEVHS; this is encoded by the coding sequence ATGAAGAAACTCAATTTAAAAAACAGACTCCTACTCGAATTTGGTATTACTGCACTAGGATATATTTTGTTGGTTATATTAATGCGTATAGGTGTATTAAAGAGTTATTGGCAAGGTATCTTGATTACCATCTGTATCAATGTAATCTTGACTGTCTCTTTAAATATGACGGCGGGTTTCCTTGGTGAACTTGCGTTAGGACACGCGGGCTTTATGGCTGCTGGAGCCTACGCTTCTGCAGTATTTACAAAGTCGATGCGTCTATTACCTATCATTGAATTTCCGGTTGCGATTATCATCGGTGGTATTGTTGCGATGATTCTAGGTCTTCTTGTTTGTTTACCTACCCTACGTTTACGTGGAGACTATCTCGCAATTATTACATTAGCCTTTGGTGAAATTGTACGTAATGTACTCATCAACTTGAAAGTATTGGGTGGTGCTGGTGGTTATTCGGCAATCGCAAAGAATACTACATTTACATGGGCATTCGCTTTAGCTGCGATTACGGTGTTCTTGTCGTTATCGCTAATTCATTCTCGACATGGTCGTTCGATTATTGCGATTCGTGAGGATGAGATTGCGGCTGAATCCTCTGGTATCAACACGCAGAAATATAAAATTATCACATTCCTATACTCTGCATTCTTTGCGGGTGTAGGTGGTGCTTTATACGCGCATTACATGGGGTTCTTACAGCCTAGCGTATTTACATTAGATAAATCGATTGAGATTTTGGTAATGGTTGTATTAGGTGGTATGGGTAATATCTTTGGCTCTATCGTATCCGCGAGTGTTCTAACATTATTGCCAGAAGTATTACGTAGTGTTAGTGATTATCGTATGCTGGTATATTCTGTTGTGCTAATTTTGATGATGTTAGTGAAACATGCACCACAAATGCAGACGTTTTTCCATCGTTTTAATAGGAATAAGGAGGTTCATTCATGA
- a CDS encoding branched-chain amino acid ABC transporter permease: MNQFFMQFINGLNIGSIYALIALGYTMVYGIAKLINFAHGDVIMVGAYISFISMKFGLPWWLAVIISIVVCAVLGVVMEKVAYKPLRNASRISLLITAIGISYLLQNLFQLIFGANPQPYHAFIALPALNLGGITIQANYYITFSVSVLLMILLTLFVNKTTMGKAMRAVSEDEGAAKLMGINVDTTISLTFAIGCALAAIAGILYANCYPMINPTLGSLPGIKAFIAAVLGGIGSIPGAVIGAFILGMIEAMTKAYISSQLTDTIVFAILILMLVFKPAGILGKNVKEKV; encoded by the coding sequence ATGAATCAGTTTTTTATGCAATTTATCAATGGATTAAACATCGGTTCAATTTATGCACTGATTGCACTTGGCTATACAATGGTATACGGTATTGCAAAGTTAATTAACTTTGCGCATGGTGATGTTATCATGGTTGGTGCGTATATTAGTTTTATCAGTATGAAGTTTGGGTTACCATGGTGGCTTGCGGTCATTATCTCTATCGTCGTATGTGCTGTTTTAGGTGTGGTGATGGAGAAGGTTGCGTATAAGCCTTTACGTAATGCAAGTCGTATTTCATTATTGATTACTGCAATTGGTATTAGTTACCTCCTACAGAATTTGTTCCAATTGATCTTTGGCGCAAATCCACAACCATATCATGCGTTTATTGCTTTACCAGCATTAAATCTAGGTGGTATTACAATTCAGGCAAACTACTATATTACATTTAGTGTGTCTGTACTTCTGATGATCTTATTAACGCTATTCGTGAATAAGACAACGATGGGTAAGGCTATGCGTGCTGTATCGGAAGATGAGGGTGCTGCGAAGCTAATGGGTATTAACGTCGATACCACAATCAGCTTAACGTTTGCGATTGGTTGTGCACTTGCGGCGATAGCGGGTATTCTTTATGCGAATTGTTATCCGATGATTAACCCAACACTCGGTTCTTTACCTGGTATTAAGGCGTTTATTGCGGCGGTACTTGGTGGAATTGGTTCAATTCCAGGTGCGGTAATTGGTGCGTTTATCCTTGGTATGATCGAAGCCATGACTAAGGCATATATTTCCTCTCAGTTAACAGATACGATTGTATTTGCGATTTTGATTTTAATGTTGGTATTTAAACCGGCTGGTATTCTAGGCAAAAATGTAAAGGAGAAGGTGTAA
- a CDS encoding ABC transporter substrate-binding protein, which produces MSFRKVVKGGLVALMALSLAACEASEGSGKSTSTETTSDYVASGDLKSYTIGTLGPTTGDYAVYGLAVTNAVKLAVEDYNAANGTKIKVDVQDSQGDQTQALNIYNKFVSDTKVAGIIGGTVSGESYAIAVQSKDTGVPIITPSGTAANITDEGGPNVFRACYTDPQQAKQVADFTYETLGLKKAAMIYNSDDDYSTGVAEAFKAEFESKGGKVVLSEAFSTSDQDFSSQLTKIAAEDIDVLFVPNYYEKDVQIAKQARNLGIKAQIVGADGWDGAVSVAGNDASAIEGVIFINQYSPDMESVQDIMKKYKGKFGTDINSFGINAYDSTMLLLQTIEKVGSLKASDIVKGIASTDYKGILGSISFDSNGDPIKEPVFVQIKNGQYTTYKK; this is translated from the coding sequence ATGAGTTTCAGGAAAGTAGTAAAAGGTGGCCTTGTGGCACTCATGGCTCTATCACTAGCAGCTTGTGAAGCATCCGAAGGATCTGGTAAATCTACATCAACAGAAACAACTTCTGATTATGTTGCGTCTGGAGATTTGAAGTCATATACGATTGGTACATTAGGACCAACAACGGGTGACTATGCAGTATACGGTTTAGCTGTAACAAATGCAGTTAAACTTGCGGTTGAGGATTACAACGCTGCTAATGGTACAAAAATTAAGGTAGATGTACAGGATTCTCAAGGTGATCAGACACAGGCGTTAAATATCTACAACAAGTTTGTTTCTGATACAAAGGTTGCAGGTATTATCGGTGGTACTGTTTCAGGTGAATCTTATGCGATTGCAGTACAGAGTAAGGATACTGGTGTTCCTATCATTACACCTAGTGGCACTGCTGCGAATATTACGGATGAAGGTGGACCTAATGTGTTCCGTGCATGTTATACAGACCCACAGCAGGCAAAGCAGGTAGCTGACTTTACATATGAAACATTAGGTTTAAAGAAGGCTGCTATGATTTATAACAGTGATGATGATTACTCAACCGGTGTAGCGGAAGCTTTCAAGGCTGAGTTTGAAAGTAAGGGTGGAAAGGTTGTTCTATCTGAAGCATTTTCTACTTCTGACCAAGACTTCAGTTCTCAGTTAACAAAAATTGCGGCTGAAGATATCGATGTATTATTTGTTCCAAACTATTATGAAAAGGATGTACAGATTGCAAAGCAAGCAAGAAATCTTGGCATCAAGGCACAGATTGTTGGTGCTGATGGTTGGGATGGTGCTGTTAGTGTAGCCGGTAACGACGCTTCCGCAATTGAAGGTGTTATCTTTATCAACCAATACTCACCAGATATGGAAAGCGTTCAGGATATCATGAAGAAGTATAAGGGAAAGTTTGGCACAGATATTAACTCATTTGGTATCAACGCATATGACTCAACAATGTTACTATTACAGACAATTGAAAAGGTTGGCTCTCTTAAGGCGAGTGATATTGTAAAGGGCATTGCATCTACAGATTACAAGGGAATCTTAGGAAGTATCTCCTTTGATAGTAATGGGGATCCGATCAAGGAACCGGTATTTGTTCAAATCAAGAACGGTCAATATACAACTTATAAGAAGTAG
- a CDS encoding DUF5131 family protein: MHDTWNPWHGCKKISEGCTNCYMYFLDQMRAQDGSLVRLTNSMKKPLAKNRKGEYKIKSGELIRVCMTSDFFLEEADAWRTQAWDIMCIRSDVKFFLLTKRPERILSCLPSDWGDGWENIMINVTAENQKRADERIPILLDLPFKHKGIMCAPLLSELHIEQYLSDKIEQIIVGGENYNGSRPCHYEWVKSLYHQATKHDITFAFIETGTHFIKDGKTYHIPSKTIQSKQAFRSGLQHQGRKPSYILVDQFNNHIPEEQRYQRQFDIDCTECGSKLICNGIELG; the protein is encoded by the coding sequence ATGCACGACACATGGAATCCTTGGCATGGGTGTAAGAAGATTAGTGAAGGATGCACAAACTGCTATATGTATTTTCTCGATCAAATGCGCGCTCAAGATGGCTCACTCGTCCGCTTAACAAACAGTATGAAAAAACCCTTAGCGAAAAATCGTAAGGGTGAATATAAAATCAAGAGCGGTGAACTCATACGTGTATGTATGACCTCAGATTTCTTCCTAGAAGAAGCAGACGCTTGGCGCACACAAGCTTGGGACATCATGTGTATCCGTAGTGATGTAAAATTCTTCCTATTAACCAAACGACCAGAACGTATACTCTCCTGTTTACCGTCTGATTGGGGAGATGGATGGGAAAACATCATGATCAATGTCACAGCCGAAAACCAAAAGCGTGCTGATGAACGTATCCCTATCTTATTAGATTTGCCCTTTAAACATAAAGGGATTATGTGTGCCCCACTCTTATCAGAGCTACACATTGAGCAATACTTATCCGACAAAATCGAACAAATCATCGTCGGTGGAGAAAACTATAACGGCAGTAGACCTTGCCATTACGAGTGGGTTAAAAGCCTCTATCACCAAGCCACCAAACACGATATTACATTTGCCTTCATCGAAACGGGAACACACTTTATAAAAGATGGTAAAACGTATCATATCCCATCCAAAACCATTCAATCTAAACAGGCCTTTCGATCTGGTTTACAACACCAAGGAAGAAAACCCAGCTACATACTCGTCGACCAATTTAATAACCACATACCAGAGGAACAGAGATACCAACGTCAATTTGATATCGACTGTACAGAATGTGGTTCTAAACTCATATGTAATGGGATTGAACTAGGATAA
- a CDS encoding ABC transporter ATP-binding protein, whose amino-acid sequence MIEIKNLTKKYDGKVAVEHLSLSISDGDIYGFIGANGAGKTSTIKAIVGIHGFDEGNILINGHSIQSEPILCKQQLAYIPDNPDLYEHLTGYQFINFIADLYNVSSEDRKNRIQTYGNLFDMTDSLGNMISSYSHGMKQRTAIIAALIHEPKILILDEPFVGLDPKATFELKNIMKEMTQKGCTIFFSTHVLDVAEKLCNKVAIIHKGKLITCGDMNTVKGTKSLEEFFMEVDA is encoded by the coding sequence ATGATTGAAATTAAAAATTTAACGAAGAAGTATGACGGAAAAGTTGCTGTAGAGCATTTATCTTTGTCTATTTCTGATGGAGATATCTATGGTTTTATTGGAGCTAATGGTGCAGGGAAAACTTCTACTATTAAAGCAATCGTTGGTATTCATGGCTTTGATGAAGGTAATATTTTGATCAATGGTCATTCTATTCAAAGTGAGCCAATCTTATGTAAACAACAATTGGCATATATACCGGATAATCCTGATTTATATGAACATTTAACGGGGTATCAATTCATTAACTTTATCGCTGATTTATACAATGTATCTTCTGAAGATAGAAAAAATCGTATACAAACATATGGAAATCTCTTCGATATGACAGATTCCCTGGGAAATATGATTTCCTCATATTCACATGGTATGAAACAGCGTACTGCGATAATTGCGGCTCTTATACATGAGCCGAAGATATTGATTTTAGATGAACCATTTGTTGGATTGGATCCTAAAGCTACATTTGAACTCAAGAATATTATGAAAGAGATGACGCAGAAAGGATGTACAATTTTCTTCTCAACGCATGTATTAGATGTGGCAGAGAAACTATGTAATAAAGTTGCGATTATCCATAAAGGAAAACTTATAACATGTGGCGATATGAATACCGTAAAGGGAACAAAGTCATTAGAAGAGTTCTTTATGGAGGTGGATGCATAA
- a CDS encoding MerR family transcriptional regulator — translation MRDTIERNKQKMYSTGEIAKLCGITVRTVQYYDQRGLLIPTELSEGGRRMYTSEDVEKLRLLIYLRSLGLSIDDIASIYQQDNGENIIKALIDERIFAIEKEVEEQKIKLQDAKSFREQLKALPVITPASMSNIAYILKRKERLKHYRIQLFVIGIIVGIIQGASFVYSLFSGKWWVYLVIEILIIIFGSILFKKYMNIVAYICPECHTVFRPNGKEVFWARHTYHTRRLTCPCCNKKRFCVETLREEDL, via the coding sequence ATGCGTGATACTATCGAAAGAAATAAACAAAAGATGTATTCGACAGGTGAGATTGCGAAATTATGTGGTATTACAGTCCGTACTGTTCAATACTATGATCAACGTGGATTACTAATTCCTACTGAACTAAGTGAAGGTGGTAGACGCATGTATACTTCCGAAGATGTAGAAAAATTAAGATTATTAATTTACTTGCGTTCTCTAGGATTATCCATTGATGATATTGCCAGTATTTATCAGCAAGATAATGGCGAGAATATAATAAAGGCTTTAATTGATGAACGTATATTTGCGATAGAGAAAGAAGTTGAGGAACAAAAAATAAAACTTCAAGATGCGAAATCTTTTCGTGAACAATTAAAGGCGCTACCAGTGATAACACCAGCCTCAATGTCAAATATTGCGTATATTTTGAAACGGAAAGAACGATTAAAACATTACCGGATACAGCTTTTCGTTATTGGGATCATAGTTGGAATCATACAAGGTGCATCTTTTGTGTATTCGCTATTTAGCGGAAAGTGGTGGGTATATCTTGTTATTGAGATATTGATAATTATCTTTGGATCGATTTTATTCAAAAAATATATGAATATTGTTGCCTATATCTGTCCTGAATGTCATACCGTTTTTAGGCCAAATGGAAAAGAGGTTTTTTGGGCGAGACACACGTATCATACTAGAAGGTTGACTTGTCCATGTTGTAATAAAAAAAGGTTCTGTGTAGAAACCTTACGAGAGGAAGACTTATGA
- a CDS encoding helix-turn-helix domain-containing protein → MALEKVSKKIVKKIEELHIQNVDPNVIAGVLDIAESTVKNVIAGKYVRTSLTEADDKRIHALWEEGLSVKEIREKTGWTEPTIAKVLKDVRKQVHKIKDDEHQYIRQLYQEGKKPAQIARITNHSIPVIMLHLEGLVERSTFKRLTQDDKESILALNKQGYSSKDLAERFKVHLATIYRIIKENKRE, encoded by the coding sequence ATGGCATTGGAAAAAGTCAGTAAAAAGATCGTTAAGAAAATAGAAGAGTTGCATATACAAAACGTTGATCCAAATGTCATTGCTGGAGTTTTGGATATAGCCGAATCAACCGTGAAAAATGTGATTGCCGGAAAATATGTACGCACATCACTTACGGAAGCAGATGATAAGAGAATCCATGCACTTTGGGAAGAAGGCTTATCTGTTAAAGAAATCCGTGAAAAAACCGGATGGACAGAGCCGACAATCGCAAAGGTATTAAAGGATGTAAGAAAGCAGGTTCATAAGATCAAAGATGATGAACATCAATATATCCGTCAATTATATCAAGAAGGGAAAAAGCCGGCACAAATTGCAAGGATAACAAATCATAGTATTCCGGTAATCATGCTACATCTGGAAGGGCTTGTAGAACGTTCTACATTTAAGCGATTAACGCAAGATGATAAAGAATCTATCTTAGCGTTGAATAAGCAAGGATATAGCAGTAAAGACCTTGCAGAACGATTTAAAGTACATCTGGCAACGATCTATCGAATCATTAAAGAAAACAAAAGAGAATAA
- a CDS encoding ParA family protein, with product MITAILNIKGGCSKTLSAEMLARGYAKEGRKTLVVDADGQGDITSSLMPHINFDQPENVGGVTPPEKGTIVDYLKGNKKIEDCIWHTKIENIDLIPSSMDLFTVIYEMQGRGGADFLLGNALKGLDYDEIIIDNNPSINKMTYNSIYAADVIICPTNISEKTLKGVMNTRGVCVQALDALPFSKPLNFKIVLTMMTRNNNCKEGAKQLRAAFGKDVFDTQIRFQQKPVQDAEFSKKSLLDMKAGVAEDYRNLTKEVIQKDEVHA from the coding sequence ATGATCACAGCAATACTAAACATCAAAGGTGGTTGTTCCAAAACACTGTCAGCTGAAATGCTTGCAAGGGGATATGCAAAAGAAGGTAGAAAAACATTAGTAGTAGATGCAGACGGACAAGGGGATATTACTTCTTCTTTAATGCCACACATCAATTTTGATCAACCTGAAAATGTTGGGGGCGTTACGCCCCCGGAAAAGGGAACCATTGTGGACTATCTGAAAGGAAACAAAAAGATAGAGGATTGTATCTGGCATACAAAGATCGAAAACATTGACTTGATCCCATCCAGTATGGACTTGTTCACTGTCATCTATGAAATGCAGGGAAGAGGTGGTGCAGATTTCTTGTTGGGAAATGCATTAAAGGGATTGGACTATGACGAGATCATCATCGACAATAACCCTTCCATCAATAAGATGACCTATAACTCCATCTATGCGGCAGATGTAATCATCTGTCCTACAAATATTAGTGAAAAGACATTGAAGGGAGTTATGAATACACGTGGTGTATGCGTGCAAGCATTAGATGCATTGCCATTTAGCAAGCCTTTAAACTTCAAGATTGTCCTTACAATGATGACACGAAACAATAACTGTAAAGAAGGAGCAAAACAGTTAAGAGCAGCATTTGGAAAAGATGTATTTGATACACAGATTCGATTCCAACAGAAGCCAGTGCAGGATGCAGAATTTAGTAAGAAGTCCCTATTAGACATGAAAGCTGGTGTAGCTGAAGACTATAGAAATTTGACAAAAGAAGTAATTCAAAAGGATGAGGTGCATGCATGA
- a CDS encoding ParB/RepB/Spo0J family partition protein → MTNLDLGKMFGDSNQEMQKAAALKTYLVKLNKILPSEENPYEVEEESVQRLAENIEQYGLFQALTAQKEGSEIRLISGERRYTALKYLVNQGLTYSYNGEDITGYAPICYIKQTSGDTKTMFMISANAHRDLQSDEKNRIIDTTLVALEKQEMSGKFSWEGKRKATVISSITGIKEHYVKDYLASKNREIKFAEEDPETLAKIRQSKQVSEEEKAYKELLKQINKCIKKFEKLDSYVLATLSEDELNTFQSKCFELSLHLQECTANGERELMS, encoded by the coding sequence ATGACAAATTTAGATTTAGGAAAGATGTTTGGGGACAGCAATCAGGAGATGCAGAAAGCAGCTGCATTAAAGACATACTTAGTAAAGTTGAATAAAATTCTTCCATCAGAGGAGAATCCATACGAAGTAGAAGAAGAATCCGTTCAAAGATTGGCTGAGAACATTGAACAATACGGACTGTTCCAGGCACTTACTGCACAGAAAGAAGGCAGTGAGATACGGTTGATCTCCGGAGAACGCAGATATACGGCATTGAAATATCTTGTGAATCAGGGACTTACATATTCTTACAATGGTGAAGATATAACTGGATATGCTCCAATTTGCTACATCAAGCAAACTTCAGGAGATACAAAAACAATGTTTATGATTTCTGCAAATGCTCATAGAGATTTACAGTCAGATGAAAAAAATAGAATCATAGACACAACCTTAGTAGCTTTAGAAAAGCAGGAGATGAGTGGAAAGTTCTCCTGGGAAGGCAAACGCAAGGCAACGGTAATCTCTTCGATCACAGGAATTAAAGAACATTATGTAAAAGATTATTTAGCAAGTAAAAATAGAGAAATTAAATTTGCTGAAGAAGATCCGGAAACGCTTGCGAAGATCAGACAATCCAAGCAAGTATCGGAAGAAGAGAAAGCCTATAAGGAACTGCTCAAACAGATCAATAAATGCATCAAGAAGTTTGAAAAACTGGACAGTTATGTATTAGCAACTTTATCTGAAGATGAATTAAATACATTTCAAAGCAAATGCTTTGAACTAAGTCTTCATCTACAAGAATGCACAGCAAATGGTGAAAGAGAATTAATGTCATAG